The nucleotide window GTAGGCCGCCGCCTTCTTCGCCTGCCGCTCGAGCGAGGAGATCTGTCGCTTGATCTCGCCCAGCACGTCGCGCACGCGCACGAGGTTCTGCTCGGTGCCCTCGAGCTTGCGCTCGGCCTCGCGCTTGCGGGCCTTGTACTTCGAGATGCCCGCCGCTTCCTCGATCAGCACGCGGCGCTCTTCGGCCTTCGCCGACACGATCTCGGCGATGCGGCCCTGCTCGACGATCGTGTAGCCCTTCGTCCCGATTCCCGTGTCGCGGAAGAAGTCGAGCACGTCGCGCAGGCGCACCGGGGTCTTGTTGATCAGGTACTCGCTGTCGCCGGTGCGGTAGAGCCGACGCGAGACTTGGATCTCGCTGTACGAGGCGAACTCGGGCGGAGCGATGCCGTCGGCGTTGTCGAAGGTGAGCACGACTTCTGCGAGGCCCACCGGCGCGCGCGCGTCGGAGCCCGCGAAGATCACGTCCTGCATGCCCTTGCCGCGCAGATGGCGCGGGGACTGCTCGCCCATCGCCCAGCGAATCGCGTCGACGACGTTGGACTTGCCGCAGCCGTTGGGGCCGACGATGCCGGTGATGCCGCGCTCGAACGAGAAGGCGGTCTTGTCGACGAAGGTCTTGAAGCCGTGGATCGAGAGCGACTTGATACGCACCGTTTCCCCCGTTCCCCTTGGGTGCCGGATGGAGGATCCGGCGGACCTGGGGGCAGGACTGCTTTCAGAACAGGCACAGCTGGGGGTGGGCTGTGTTTACCACCGGGGCTCCGACGGTGGCAATGAATATGTCGTCGGAAACACGCGAACGGGCGGAGATTTTGTGACCGGGGTCGCGCCCCGTGGCCTCACCCCAGGTCGGGGGCGACGCGAAACCCCTCGACCTCGGTGATCCGCGCGTCCTCTTCTGGAACTCGTCACCCGACCCGGCCGGCTGGCCATGAGCAGAAGCCCTGCCTAGCCACTCCGCCACGCCTCAGCTGGCCGCGGCGTCTCCGCCGTACTGCAGGCGATAGAGCCGCGCGTAGAGCCCGTCGTGCGCCAGCAGCTCTCGGTGGGTGCCCGCTTCCGCAAGCTTGCCGTGGTGCAGCGCATAGATGCGGTCCACGTCCTCGATCGTGCTGATGCGGTGCGCGATCACCAGCGCGGTCTTGCCCTGCATCAGCGTGTGGATCCCGCGCTGGAGCGCCGCCTCGGTCTCGGTGTCGATCGAGCTCGTCGCCTCGTCGAGCACGAGCACGTCGGCACCGTGCGCAAGCGCGCGCGCGAACGAGAGCAGCTGGCGTTGGCCCGCGCTCAGGTTCGCACCGCGCTCGCGCAGCTCGGTGTCGTAGCCGCTCGGAAGGCGCGCGATGAAGCGGTCGGCCTCGACGGCGGCGGCGGCGCGCTGGAGCGTCTCCATCGTCAGGTCCGCGCGCCCGAGCGCGAGGTTCTCCGCGATCGTGCCGCCGAACAGGAACACGTCCTGCAGCACCATGCCGACGCGCCGGCGCAGCTCGCGCTGCGGGATCATGCGGATGTCGACGCCGTCGAGCAGGATCGCGCCGCGCTGAATCTCGTAGAGCCGCGCGAGCAGCTTGATCACCGTGGTCTTGCCCGCGCCGGTCGCGCCCACGAACGCCGCGCGCTCGCCCGGCGCGATGCGGAACGAGAGCCCGCGCAGCACCCAGTCTTCGTTGCGGTAGGCGAACCACACGTCGCGGAACTCGACCTCGCCGAGCCCGCGCCGCTCGCGAGGCTCGGCCACGACCGCCGGCGCCGGAGACGCCGCGGCTGCGTCGACGACCGCGGGCTTCGTGTCGAGCAGCAGGAAAATCCGCTCGAGGCTCGCCATCGCGGACTGCATCACGGAGTACTTCGCCGAGAGATCGCGCAGCGGCATGAAGAAGCGCGTCATGAAGCGCACGAAGATCACGATCGTGCCGGCCGTGCCGTAGCCCGTCGCCTTCCAGATCACGATCGAGAACACGACGCCGGCAGCCAGCTCGACCACGGTGAAGAGCGCCGAGTCGTAACGGATCGAGTCGACCCACGAGTCGCGGTGCTCGCCGTTCAGCGCCTCGAACTCGCGCTGGTTGCGCGCCTCGCGCGAGAACAGCTGGATCACCTTCATGCCCGTGACGGATTCCTGCAGCGTCGCGTTGAGGCGCGCGATCAGGACGCGCGAGCGGCGGAACGCGTCGCGCACGCGCCAGCGGAACAAGAACGCGGCGAAGGCGAGCGGCGGAATCACCGCGAAGGTCCACGCCGTGAGGTGCGGCTCGATCACGAACAGGATCGACGCGTAGCCGATCATGCGCAGCACGTCGGTCACGAGCAGCACGAGGCCCGCGGTGAAGGCCTCGCTCACGTGCTCCACGTCCGAGGTCGCGCGCGTCACGAGCCGGCCGACCGGGTAGCCGTCGAAGAAGCCCATGTGCAGCTTCTGGATGTGCGCGAACACGTCGCGGCGCAGGTCGCGCATCGCGGACTGGCCGGTGGTCGCGAGCAGGATCGCCTGCGTGTAGTCGAGCACGAGGTTGGCGAGCGAGAGCGCCGCGAACAGCAGGCCGAGCCACCAGATCGGGTCGATGCCCGCGGGCGCCGCGAGCCACGACGGCAGCGCGACTCCCGTCCACGAGTTCGTCGCGAGCCCGAGCACGAGGATCGCGCCGACGTCGAACGCGAACGCCGGCGCGACGAGCGAGATCGAGAGCCCCGCGCGGCGGCGATACGGGCGGATCCAGTGCCACAGCCGCCGCAGCAGCGTGCCGTCGAAGGCGCGCCCGAGGTCCTCGTCCTCGATCAGCTGCTGCGCGGCTTGCGGAGCTGCGGCGCTCATACGGCGCGCTCCGCTTCCACCGCCGCGAGCGCCGCGCGCCGGCGCGCCTCCGCTTCCTGATCGCGCGCCAGCCGCGCGTAGAGGCCACCGCGCGCGAGCAGCTCGTCGTGCGTGCCGCGCTCGACGATGCGCCCCTCGTCGAGCACGACGATCAGGTCCGCCTCGCGCACGGTCGCGACGCGCGATGCCACGACCAGCACCGTGCGCCCCTCGAACGCGCGCCGCAGGCCCGCTTGGATCTGGGCCTCGGTCTCGGCGTCGACGGCACTCAGCGTGTCGTCGAGGATCAGGATGCGCGGATCGAGCGCGAGGGCGCGCGCGAGGGCGGTGCGCTGGCGCTGACCGCCCGAGAGCATCACGCCGCGCTCGCCGACGAGCGTGCCGAAGCCGTACGGCAGATCGGCCACGTCCTTCGCGAGCTGCGCGCGCTCGGCGGCGTCGCGCACGCGCCCCATGTCGGTCTCGGCGAGCCCGTACGCGACGTTGTCCGCAAGCGTCAGGGAGAACAGGAACGGATCCTGCGGGACCATCGCGATCGCGCGGCGCAGCGTCTTCAGCGGGATGCGGTTCACGTCGACGCCGTCGATGAAGAGCATGCCCTCGGGCAGCTCGTAGAGGCGCGGCACCAGCGACGCGAGCGCGGTCTTGCCCGAGCCGACCGGCCCGACGACGCCGACCACGGCGCCCGCCGGAATGCGCAGCGAGACATCGCGCAGCGCGGGCGCGCGCGTCTCGAAGCCGGGGTACGCGAAGCTGAGCGCGCGCAGCTCGATCTCGCCGCGCAGCGTCTCGATCGGCGCGGCGTTCGCGTCGTCCGCGATCGACGGCGGCGTGGTGAGCACCTCGTCGATGCGCGTCATCGAGGCGGTGCCGCGCTGCACGAGGTTGAACATCCAGCCGAGCATGAAGAGCGGCAGGCCGATCTCGTAGTTCATCATCATGAACGTCACGAAGTCGCCGGGCGTCATCTCGCCGCTGCGAATCGAGAGCCCGCCGGCGACCAGCACGATCGCCATGCCCGAGAGCGGCAGCAGGCCGGTGAACGCAGGCATCGCCGCCCCCACGCGCGCCAGCTCGACGTTGCGTGCGTAGACCTGCTGCGCGAGGCGATCGAACTTCGCGCGCGAGGTGTCCTCCATCGCGTACGCCTTCACCACGGCGATGCCGGAGAAGGTCTCCTGCAGGTGGCTCGACATGTCGGAGAGGCCTTCCTGCACCGCGAGATTCGCCGCGTGCATGCGGCGCCCGAAGCCGCGCGCGATCAGGAAGAAGAGCGGATACGGCACGAGCATGAGGCCCGTCATCACGTGGTTCTTCGCGAACAGCGCGGAGAGTGCGAGCGCCATCAAAACGGGCGTCTGCGCGAGCTGGAGAAGACCGGGGCCGAGCATGAGGCGCACCGCGGTGAGGTCGTTCACGCAGCGGCTCATCAGATCGCCGGTGCGCCACTTCAGGTAGAAGGACTGCGGCAGGCGCTGCAGGTGCGCGAACAGGTCGTTGCGGATCTGGTACTCGACCTCGCGCGCCGCGTTGAAGAGCTCGACGCGCGAGAAGTAACGGAAGCCCGCACGCGCGAGCGCGATGCCGACCATCGCCGCGCAGAAGAGCGCGATCTCGCGCGACGCCGCCGAGCGCGCGGCGTCGTCGGCGGCCTGCGCGTAGGCGACGACTGCGTTCGTGGCGCTGCCCATCACGAACGGGAACGCGACGAACACGATCGCGTAGCCGAGCGTCGTCACGATGCCGAGCACGTACAGGCGCGCGTTCAGACGCATGTAGTGCCAGAGCCGGCGGAACATGCGGCGGCGCTCGTCGGCGATCTCTGCGTGCGAGCGCGGCGGCGAAAGCACGGCCGCGCTCATTGCCGATACCACGCCGCGATGCGCGCGCGATCGAGGCCGAGCGACCACGCCGCGAGCGCGAGCCAGTTGCGCCACATCGTGCGCAGGACGCCGCGCTGCGCGTAGCGCCGCGCGGAAGTCGTCACGGGCGCGGCGAGCAGCGCGACCCTCCCGTGCGCGCGCATGCCGCGCACGAGATCGAGGTCTTCCATGATCGGCGCCTGCGGCACGCCGCCGAGCGCACGCAGCACCGACGCGCGCACGAACAGCGCCTGATCGCCGTACGGGAGCCGCGCGAGCGCGAGCCGCAGCCGCACACCGAGCTCGACGAGGCGCAGCAGCGCGCCGCGCTCGGCGAAGCGAAACGCGAACGCGCCGCCTGCGACGCGCGCGTCCGCGAGCGCGGCCTCGACGCGCGCCGTCCAGCCCGCGGGCAGCGTGCTGTCGGCGTGCAGGAACACGATCGCCTCGGCGCCCTGCGCAGCCTCCGCGCCGGCGGCGAGCTGCCGCGCCCGTCCGGGCGCGCTGGCGATCACGCGCGCGCCGGCTGCCTCGGCGCGCGCCGCGGTGGCATCGCGGCTGCCGCCATCGACCACGATCACGAGGACTCCTGCTTCTCGGGCGCTCTCGATCGCGGGGGTCACGCGCTCTTCTTCATCGCGCGCGGGGATGACGACCGCGATTCGCACGGCGGAGCAACGTAGCCTACGCGCGAGGCCGCTCAGCGCTCGGCCCGCGACTTCCACCACGGCCCGGCGCCGAACCCCACGAGCACCATCACGCCGAGGCAGCACGCGCCCGCCACACGCATCCAAACGGGCCAGCCGAAGCTCTCGACGATGCGCGGGAGACCGAGGTTGAGGACGAGCCCGGCGATCGGGCCGAGCGTCGCAGTGATGCCGAAGGCGCGCGCGACGCCGTGCGGGCTGATCGCCTCCGCCGTCTCGGAGTAGAGCGCGCACCACGCGGGGTAGATGAAGCCCGCGAAGAAGCCGGTGAGCGACCACACCGCGGCGAGCGTCGACTCGGGCGCGTCGACCGGAAGCGACGCGCCGATCCAGAAGCACACACCGGTGGTGAGCCCGCCGAACGCGACGATCGGCTTGCGCAGGCGCAGGCGATCCGAGAGCCAGCCCGAGAGGAACACGCTGCCGGTGAACACGATCCAGAAGTACGACACGACGCTCGCCGCGCGCGCCGGCTCGAGCTGGTGGTGCTGCGCGAGGAACGCCGGCACGTAGGCCGAGACGGTCGAGTACGTGAGCGACCAGAACACGATCGTGCCCGAGAGGATCCAGAGGCGCGGGCTGCGGTAGATCGCGCGCCCCGCTTCGTAAGGATCGACCGCTTCGGCCGCGACCGCGGCGGGCGCTTCCGCGCTCGCGATGCTCTCGAGCACCTGCCCGCGCACACGCGCCGAGAGATCGCGGTAGAAGACGAGCAGCAGCGTCGCCGTGACGAGTCCGAGCCCCGCCGCGATCCAGTACTGCGAGCGCCAGCTGGGCCAGATCGGCAGCGTGCGCGCCGCGATCGCCGTCGCCATCAGCGCGCCCACGGTGAAGGCGAGCGACACCCACGAGTACGCCATCGCGCGCCCGAGCTGCGGCGTGAGATCGCGCGAGGCCGCGTGCACGGCAGGATTCATCCCCGCGACCATGAAGCTGCCCGCCATCGCGAGCGCCGCGAGCGTCACGAAGTTCGGCGCGAGCGCGCCCAACAACGAGATCGTCGCGTACCCGAACACGGGGTAGATCAGCAGCGGCCGGCGCCCGAAGCGATCCGCCGCGCGACTGAGCAGCGCCGCGCCGGCGCTGTAGACGAGGCCCGCCGCGGCGGCGACGTATCCCCACTCGACGAGCGTCTTGTCGAAGTCGCGCAGGATGTAAACGAGCACCGGGCCCGTCTTCAGCCCTTCGTACTGCTCCACCGCCCAGCCGAGCACGACCAGCCCGAGCAGCCACGCACGCAGCCCGCCGGCGGGGCGGAAGTCGACCTCGCGGGCGCGGAGGTAGGAGAAGAAGCTGCGCCGTGCGCCTTCCGGTGCGGACATGGGCGAAGCATGCGCGAGGTGCATGGCGGTCGCCCTCCGGTCGCGCGTGCTACCCCTCGCTGCTTCCCATCTCTAGGAGCCCTCGCATGACGAAGCAGCTCAAGCTCGGCCTTCAGCTCGGCTACTGGCAGGACAAGCCCACCCCCGGCTTCCTCGAGAGCGCGCAGCAGGCCGAGAGCCTCGGCTACGACATCGTCTTCACCGCCGAGGCGTGGGGCTCGGATGCGTTCACGCCGCTCACGTGGATCGCGGCGCACACGAAGAAGATTCGGCTCGGCACGGCGGTGGTGCAGCTCTCGGCGCGCACGCCCACCGCGACTGCGATGCACGCGCTCACGCTCGATCACCTCTCCGGCGGACGGCTCACGCTCGGCCTCGGCGTCTCGGGGCCGCAGGTGGTGGAGGGCTGGTACGGCCAGCCCTTCGACAAGCCGCTCGCGCGCACGCGCGAGTACGTCTCGATCGTCAGGCAAGTGCTCGCGCGCGAGGCGCCGGTCTCGAACCCGGGCCCGCACTACCCGCTGCCGTACACGGGCCCCGGCGCGTGGGGCATGGGCAAGCCGCTGCGCCCGATCACGCATCCGCTCCGTAACAAGATCCCGATCTTCCTCGGCAGCGAGGGCCCGAAGAACGTCGCGCTGACCGCCGAGATCGCCGACGGCTGGCTGCCGCTCTACTACTCGCCGTTCCGCCAAGACGTCTACGCGGATTCGCTGAAGGCCGCGAAGCCCGGCTTCGAGATCTGCGCCGGCGTGAACGTGAACATCACGGACGACGTCAAGGCGGGGCTCATGGCCGTGAAGGCCGGGCTCGGCTTCTACATCGGCGGCATGGGCTCGAAGCAGCGCAACTTCCACAAGGAGTTGATGTCGCGCATGGGCTTCGAGGCCGAAGCGAACAAGATCCAAGACCTGTTCATGGATGGGAAGCGCGCCGAGGCGATCGCGACCGTGCCCGACGCATTCGCCGACGAGATCTCGCTCGTCGGCCCGAAGGAGCGCATCCGCGACCGCGTGCAGGCGTGGCGCGACACACCCGTGACGACGCTGCTGTTCATGTCGCGCAACGCGGAGATGCTGCGCACGATGGCGGAGGTCGTGCTGTGAGCGGCGACGCAAGCGAAGCGCGCAGCGAGGCGAAGCCGAGCGAAGATCGAGCAGTGGCCTCCCGAGCGAAGCAAGCGCGGAGGCCAGCGTGACCACGGCGACGCGAACGGAGTTCTCAGGCCAGATCGCCCTCGTCACCGGCTCCGCCACCGGCCTCGGCGCGTCCGTCGCGCTCGAGCTCGCGAGGCGCGGCGCGGCGGCGCTCATCCTCAACTACTCGCGCAGCGCGGCCGAGGCGAACGAGACGGCCGAGGCGTGCCGCAAGGCGGGCGCGGAAGTCGTGGTGGTGCAAGGCGACGTCGCGAGCGACGCCGACTGCCGGAAGCTCGCGGACGCCGCGGCGCGCTTCGGCAAGCTCGACGTGCTCGTGAACAACGCGGGCACGACCAAGCACGTGCCGCACGCGAACCTCGACGGCCTGACGAGCGAGGACTTCCAGCGCCTCTACGGCGTGAACGTGGTCGGCTCGTTCCAGATGGTGCGCGCGACGCGCAGCCTGCTCGAAGCCGCAGCCGACGCGAACGGCCGCGCCGCCTCGGTGGTGATGGTGTCGTCGATCGCGGGCACCGACGGGTCGGGCTCGTCGATCGCGTACGCCGCGAGCAAGGCCGCGCTCAACTCGATCACCGTCTCGCTCGCGCGCGCGCTCGCGCCGAAGATCCGCGTGAACGCGGTGTGCCCCGGCTTCATCGACACGCGCTGGTTCGTGCAGGGCGTGGGCGAGGAGAACACGGCGAAGATTCGCGCCGGCGTCGCCGCCCGCGTGCCGCTGCGCGCCGCATCCAGCGCCGACGACATCGCGGGCAGCGTCGTGTTCCTGTGCGGCGCGGATTCGCGCCACGTCACGGGCGAGACGCTGCTCGTCGACGCGGGGCTGCATCTCGTCAGCTGAACCCGCTGCACGCTGTCGCACGCGCGCGACTCGGCGGTGTCCGTCCTGAGCTTCTCACCGCACCGGTCATCGCGCGGTTCGTCGGTGCGCTTGCGGTCTCCTTGACGCTGATTGTCGCTCTTTGACGATCTTTGATGCTGCGCTCCGGCGCACTGAGCAATTAGGGTTCACGCACTCCCCTCACCCCGCGGTCCCGCGGAGTGCTCCACATGAACCTCGCGAACAGCGCTTGGCGCTCGCGGTGGACCCATGCCTTCTTCGGCTCTCTCGCATCCCTCGCAGCGATCGGCTTCGCGTGTCTCCCCGCGCAGCTCGCGCCGGCACCCGGCCTCAGCGAGCTCACCGAGATCGCGCGCGTGCCCGTGCCCGGCGGGCACGTGAACACGGCCGGTGGCAACTACTTCCACGAGGGCGCGTCGCTCTCGCTCGACACTCGCCTCGGCGAGTACTCACTCGGCGCCGTCTACAACAGCGCCTGGGGCTGGACCTTCGGCGTCGACGCCTCCTACAAGCACGGAAACCTGCGCGACGCGAGCGGCGCGAGGATTCCGCTCAGCGCGCTTGCGGACGGCGCCGCAGCGCCGGGCACGCACTGGGTGAAGCTCGATGCGACGCGCGTCAAGACCAAGGGCGGGCTCGTGCACGAGTTCGATCCGGCGACGGGCCGGATCGCTGCGACGTACTGGTCGAGCGCGCCGTATCCGCGCCTCGTGTTCGTGCCGGCGCAGATCGGCGCCGTGACGCGCACGGCGCGCGTCGAGCAGTGCACGAGCGCGAGCGCGTGCACGCTCACGTTCGCGCTCACGCACGACGGCGCGGGCCGCATCGTGCGCATCGACGACCGCGCGTTGCGCAGCGCGCTCTTCACGTACGACGCGAGCGGACGGCTCGCGTCGTCGCGCGACGGCCTCGACGTCGCGAAGCAGTGGCCGGGCGAACGCTACGAGTACGCGGGCAACTTCCTCGCCGCGATCGTGAGCAGCGAGGGCGAGCGCGTCGAGATCACGAGCGACGCGGCGGGCCGCGCCACGCAGGTGCGCGCCGTCGGCGCGGGCGACCCCACCTGGCGGTTCGCGTACGGCCCCGTCGGCGCCGCGAGCGTCGCGACGACCACCGCCACGGACCCGCTCGGCCACGCCACGACGTTCGTGATCGACACGCTCTACCGCGTGCAGTCGATCACGGACCCACTCGGCGAGCGCACGGCGCTCACGTGGTCGGGTCAGCGGCCCGCATCGCGCACGCTGCCGGATGGCACGTCCACGCACTGGACTTGGCTGAACGACGACGTCGCGACGGAGACGCTCGCGTCGGGGAACGTGCGGAGCTTCACGTACCAGGCGAACGGGGTGGACCGCGAGCGACCGAACGCGAGCGCGCTTGCGGAGCTGAGCGACTCGATCGGGCTCGTCGAGCGACGTCGCTATGACGCACAGGGGCGCCTAACAAGCGAGGAGAACGGCGCGAACGAAGCGACGACGTTCACGTACGCCGCGGACGAGTCGGTCGCGAGCATCGTCCACGCGACCGGCGCGACGTCGCACTTCGACGCGGTAGGTGAGCACGGCCACGCAACGCGCGTGAGCTTGGATGGCGTCGCCTGGGTCGATGTCGCCCTCGACGCGGTCGGCAACGCGCTGGTCAGCGCGCGACCGACTCCGTATTCCGGCGGAGTCGCGCGGGTGACTTACGACGAGGATCGCAACCCCGCAACGTACTTCGTTCTCGACAGTGCCTCCGCCGGCGCCGCACCGACGACCGAGATGGTCGCGCTCGAGTACCGCAGCGATCACCAGCTCACGCGCGTTGCGCGCCCCTACGGCGGCGAAACGGTGTGGGCGCGCGACGCGCTCGGGCGCGTCACTGAGCTGCGCGAGCGCGTATCGCCCGCGGCCGCGCCCGCGAGCGTGTGGAGCACGACGCGCTACGAGTACGACCTCGTTGGGCGCGTGATCGCCGTCGAGCGAGCGAACGGCATGCGCCGCGAATCCACGTTCGACGCTGCGGGGCGACTCGCGCGCACGCGGGCGCTGCGCGGCGGCGTGCTCGAGAGCGAGGTCAACCTCGAGTACGCGCAGGGGCGGCTCGTGCGGGCCCACGGGCCAGGCTCCTTCGATGAGCAGCTCGGCTACGACGCCGCAGGCCGACCCGCCTCGGTGCGCCACTCGCAGGGCGAGACGACGCGCCTCACCCGCGACGCGCGCGGCCGCACGCGCAGCGTCAGCTTCGAAATGCCGAATGGTTCGCAGATCGCGACGATCACGAGCAGCTACGACGCCGCCGACCGTGAGATCGTGCTGAACGCACTCGGCGCCGACCTCGTGCAGCGCTCCTTCCAGGACGGGCGGCTCGCACAGCGCAACTACAGCAACGGCCTGCAGGTCGAATCGTATGGGTGGTGGCCGCATCTCGGTGCCGAGGGAGCGCGCGATGTCTTCGGACTGCTGGGATCCGCGCACTGCAAGTACGACGTGGCGAGTGGCTACGGCGGCGGGCTGCTCGAGGATGAGTGCGCCGTCACCAAC belongs to Deltaproteobacteria bacterium and includes:
- a CDS encoding ABC transporter ATP-binding protein, producing MSAAAPQAAQQLIEDEDLGRAFDGTLLRRLWHWIRPYRRRAGLSISLVAPAFAFDVGAILVLGLATNSWTGVALPSWLAAPAGIDPIWWLGLLFAALSLANLVLDYTQAILLATTGQSAMRDLRRDVFAHIQKLHMGFFDGYPVGRLVTRATSDVEHVSEAFTAGLVLLVTDVLRMIGYASILFVIEPHLTAWTFAVIPPLAFAAFLFRWRVRDAFRRSRVLIARLNATLQESVTGMKVIQLFSREARNQREFEALNGEHRDSWVDSIRYDSALFTVVELAAGVVFSIVIWKATGYGTAGTIVIFVRFMTRFFMPLRDLSAKYSVMQSAMASLERIFLLLDTKPAVVDAAAASPAPAVVAEPRERRGLGEVEFRDVWFAYRNEDWVLRGLSFRIAPGERAAFVGATGAGKTTVIKLLARLYEIQRGAILLDGVDIRMIPQRELRRRVGMVLQDVFLFGGTIAENLALGRADLTMETLQRAAAAVEADRFIARLPSGYDTELRERGANLSAGQRQLLSFARALAHGADVLVLDEATSSIDTETEAALQRGIHTLMQGKTALVIAHRISTIEDVDRIYALHHGKLAEAGTHRELLAHDGLYARLYRLQYGGDAAAS
- a CDS encoding ABC transporter ATP-binding protein; the encoded protein is MSAAVLSPPRSHAEIADERRRMFRRLWHYMRLNARLYVLGIVTTLGYAIVFVAFPFVMGSATNAVVAYAQAADDAARSAASREIALFCAAMVGIALARAGFRYFSRVELFNAAREVEYQIRNDLFAHLQRLPQSFYLKWRTGDLMSRCVNDLTAVRLMLGPGLLQLAQTPVLMALALSALFAKNHVMTGLMLVPYPLFFLIARGFGRRMHAANLAVQEGLSDMSSHLQETFSGIAVVKAYAMEDTSRAKFDRLAQQVYARNVELARVGAAMPAFTGLLPLSGMAIVLVAGGLSIRSGEMTPGDFVTFMMMNYEIGLPLFMLGWMFNLVQRGTASMTRIDEVLTTPPSIADDANAAPIETLRGEIELRALSFAYPGFETRAPALRDVSLRIPAGAVVGVVGPVGSGKTALASLVPRLYELPEGMLFIDGVDVNRIPLKTLRRAIAMVPQDPFLFSLTLADNVAYGLAETDMGRVRDAAERAQLAKDVADLPYGFGTLVGERGVMLSGGQRQRTALARALALDPRILILDDTLSAVDAETEAQIQAGLRRAFEGRTVLVVASRVATVREADLIVVLDEGRIVERGTHDELLARGGLYARLARDQEAEARRRAALAAVEAERAV
- a CDS encoding TIGR04283 family arsenosugar biosynthesis glycosyltransferase, with protein sequence MRIAVVIPARDEEERVTPAIESAREAGVLVIVVDGGSRDATAARAEAAGARVIASAPGRARQLAAGAEAAQGAEAIVFLHADSTLPAGWTARVEAALADARVAGGAFAFRFAERGALLRLVELGVRLRLALARLPYGDQALFVRASVLRALGGVPQAPIMEDLDLVRGMRAHGRVALLAAPVTTSARRYAQRGVLRTMWRNWLALAAWSLGLDRARIAAWYRQ
- a CDS encoding MFS transporter is translated as MSAPEGARRSFFSYLRAREVDFRPAGGLRAWLLGLVVLGWAVEQYEGLKTGPVLVYILRDFDKTLVEWGYVAAAAGLVYSAGAALLSRAADRFGRRPLLIYPVFGYATISLLGALAPNFVTLAALAMAGSFMVAGMNPAVHAASRDLTPQLGRAMAYSWVSLAFTVGALMATAIAARTLPIWPSWRSQYWIAAGLGLVTATLLLVFYRDLSARVRGQVLESIASAEAPAAVAAEAVDPYEAGRAIYRSPRLWILSGTIVFWSLTYSTVSAYVPAFLAQHHQLEPARAASVVSYFWIVFTGSVFLSGWLSDRLRLRKPIVAFGGLTTGVCFWIGASLPVDAPESTLAAVWSLTGFFAGFIYPAWCALYSETAEAISPHGVARAFGITATLGPIAGLVLNLGLPRIVESFGWPVWMRVAGACCLGVMVLVGFGAGPWWKSRAER
- a CDS encoding LLM class F420-dependent oxidoreductase, with product MTKQLKLGLQLGYWQDKPTPGFLESAQQAESLGYDIVFTAEAWGSDAFTPLTWIAAHTKKIRLGTAVVQLSARTPTATAMHALTLDHLSGGRLTLGLGVSGPQVVEGWYGQPFDKPLARTREYVSIVRQVLAREAPVSNPGPHYPLPYTGPGAWGMGKPLRPITHPLRNKIPIFLGSEGPKNVALTAEIADGWLPLYYSPFRQDVYADSLKAAKPGFEICAGVNVNITDDVKAGLMAVKAGLGFYIGGMGSKQRNFHKELMSRMGFEAEANKIQDLFMDGKRAEAIATVPDAFADEISLVGPKERIRDRVQAWRDTPVTTLLFMSRNAEMLRTMAEVVL
- a CDS encoding SDR family oxidoreductase: MALVTGSATGLGASVALELARRGAAALILNYSRSAAEANETAEACRKAGAEVVVVQGDVASDADCRKLADAAARFGKLDVLVNNAGTTKHVPHANLDGLTSEDFQRLYGVNVVGSFQMVRATRSLLEAAADANGRAASVVMVSSIAGTDGSGSSIAYAASKAALNSITVSLARALAPKIRVNAVCPGFIDTRWFVQGVGEENTAKIRAGVAARVPLRAASSADDIAGSVVFLCGADSRHVTGETLLVDAGLHLVS